One window from the genome of Osmerus eperlanus chromosome 1, fOsmEpe2.1, whole genome shotgun sequence encodes:
- the LOC134030241 gene encoding LOW QUALITY PROTEIN: uncharacterized protein K02A2.6-like (The sequence of the model RefSeq protein was modified relative to this genomic sequence to represent the inferred CDS: inserted 1 base in 1 codon) — MATATVGTLGEFVELDGDWIEYVERLELFFLANNIKEVERKRSILLSACGAKTYKLIRNLATPRKPGELSFEDLVKLVQEHHNPRPSVIVQRFKFHTHSRKAGVSVAAFVAELRQLSEYCEFGPVLDDMLRDRLVCGINNDSIERRLLGDVTLTFKKALEIAHAMETAAINSKDIQAANASVPQGAVNRLFNAGRGKPMKSVECYRCGGAHLANDCGFKDAACHNCQKKGHMAKKCRVSKKTWKKEWEESKPQMKTHHVQSEEPEEQCSFNMFNMDLSEPRADPICATLQLNGKQLTMEVDTGASVSVISQVTYSRLWCSGKVPALRKTNIRLRQYTGECIPLLGAIEVDVMYEGQSAKVKLLVVDGEGPSLMGRDLLKKIRLNWGEIMHMRVVGDILSKYADVFKDELGTLRGTTVKLTVDPNAKPRFCKPRTVPYAMKAKVEAELDRLQRSGVIEPVEFSDWAAPIVPVLKEDGAVRICGDYKMTINQASQLDTYPLPRVEDLFATLAGGQTFTKLDMSHAYQQLLLDEDSKQYVTINTHKGLFKYNRLVFGVASSPAIFQRTMDNLLQNIPHVAVYLDDILVTGKTEEEHLQNLDQVLKRMKEDGLRLKRSKCVFQVSSVTYLGHRISAQGLSPMTEKVRAIKEAPSPKTVAELRSFLGXYYGKFLPELSTVLAPLYQLLHKDCSWNWQQAQETAFQQVKELLHSATLLVHFDPDKDVVLSCDASPYGVGAVLSHFMEDGDEKPIGYVSRTLTSAEKGYSQLEKEGLAVVFAVKRFHQYLYGRPFTIFTDHKPLLGLFSETKGISPMASARVQRWALTLSAYQYHIVYKAGSENANADAFSRLPLPESPSQTNLLPETVFLLDRLSDSPVTAKQIKQWTERDPVLSQVQRWLLQGWPVSVEQEELKPYVKRQLELSVLDGCILWGSRVIIPPAGRAQIMEVLHEAHPGVSRMKSLARSFVWWPGMDGALEEKVKACSQCQSNQKMPAPAPLHPWEWPARPWSRLHLDFAGPFMGHMFLVLMDAHSKWMEAHIMSNITAPVTTDTLRSIFATHGLPDTVVSDNGPTFTSEVFKEFVEKNGIRHILTAPYHPASNGLAERAVETLKEGLRKMTGHTLETKLARFLFQYRITPHTTTGLPPAEMLLGRKPKSHLDLLRPDVGAKVARSQENQKVRRDQHAKERLLQQGDCVYVKNFASGSKWLPGVIHRQSGPVSFVVGLLDGRQVRRHQDHVRVRTDAEETGSQSVSHKDGVSSSMDCVAPVCIDGLSEKTTSPAPAATPIPPSTAQSVTQSVDPPVAPRRSERQHKPPERLNW; from the exons ATGGCTACTGCCACGGTCGGCACGCTCGGTGAATTCGTCGAGCTGGATGGTGACTGGATTGAATATGTCGAGAGACTGGAGCTCTTTTTCCTGGCGAATAACATTAAGGAGGTCGAAAGGAAAAGATCGATTCTCCTCAGTGCGTGCGGTGCCAAGACGTACAAGTTGATACGCAATTTAGCAACGCCACGGAAGCCAGGCGAATTGTCTTTCGAAGACTTGGTGAAGCTGGTGCAAGAGCATCACAACCCCAGGCCGTCAGTGATTGTTCAGCGCTTCAAgttccacacacattcacgcaaaGCTGGAGTTTCAGTTGCTGCATTCGTGGCGGAGCTGAGACAACTGTCGGAATATTGTGAGTTTGGACCGGTGCTTGACGACATGCTACGGGACAGGTTAGTCTGTGGTATCAACAATGACAGCATTGAGCGCCGATTGCTAGGTGATGTCACGCTAACTTTCAAGAAAGCGTTGGAGATTGCTCATGCAATGGAAACGGCAGCTATCAACTCTAAAGACATTCAAGCAGCTAACGCCAGTGTGCCACAGGGCGCCGTTAACCGTCTGTTTAATGCAGGGAGAGGCAAGCCGATGAAGTCAGTTGAGTGTTACCGCTGTGGGGGAGCGCATCTTGCTAATGACTGTGGGTTTAAAGATGCCGCTTGCCATAACTGCCAGAAAAAAGGGCACATGGCCAAGAAGTGCAGAGTTTCTAAAAAGACATGGAAAAAGGAGTGGGAAGAGTCAAAACCCCAAATGAAAACGCATCATGTGCAAAGTGAAGAGCCGGAGGAGCAGTGTTCATTTAACATGTTTAATATGGACCTGAGTGAACCCCGGGCAGACCCGATCTGCGCAACGCTACAATTAAACGGAAAACAGCTGACGATGGAGGTGGACACGGGTGCCTCAGTTTCGGTGATAAGTCAAGTCACCTACTCCAGGTTGTGGTGCTCTGGAAAAGTGCCTGCTTTAAGGAAGACTAACATCAGACTGAGACAATACACCGGTGAGTGCATTCCTCTACTGGGAGCTATAGAAGTAGACGTGATGTATGAAGGCCAGTCAGCTAAAGTGAAGCTTTTAGTGGTAGATGGGGAGGGACCTAGTCTGATGGGACGGGACCTCCTAAAGAAAATCCGCCTCAATTGGGGGGAAATCATGCACATGAGAGTGGTTGGAGACATCCTATCAAAGTATGCAGACGTTTTTAAGGATGAGCTTGGTACCCTCCGCGGCACAACAGTGAAGTTAACCGTGGACCCCAACGCAAAACCACGTTTTTGTAAACCACGCACGGTGCCATACGCCATGAAGGCTAAGGTGGAAGCAGAGTTGGACAGGCTGCAGCGGTCAGGTGTTATTGAACCTGTGGAGTTCTCTGACTGGGCAGCCCCGATTGTGCCTGTGCTGAAAGAGGATGGTGCGGTGCGGATATGTGGTGATTACAAAATGACAATTAACCAAGCCTCACAACTTGACACGTATCCCCTGCCACGAGTTGAGGATTTGTTCGCCACACTGGCAGGAGGACAAACGTTTACAAAACTGGACATGAGTCACGCGTACCAACAGCTGTTGCTGGATGAGGACTCTAAACAATATGTGACCATCAACACCCACAAGGGACTGTTTAAGTACAACCGCCTGGTTTTCGGCGTCGCGTCCAGCCCAGCCATTTTTCAACGCACCATGGACAACCTCCTGCAGAACATTCCCCATGTCGCTGTCTACCTAGACGACATTTTGGTGACAGGTAAAACAGAAGAGGAGCATCTGCAGAACCTCGACCAGGTGCTGAAGAGAATGAAGGAGGACGGGCTGCGTTTAAAACGcagtaaatgtgtttttcaggTTTCAAGTGTCACATACCTGGGTCACAGGATTTCCGCTCAGGGTCTTTCCCCCATGACAGAGAAGGTGAGGGCGATAAAGGAAGCTCCTTCTCCAAAGACTGTGGCTGAGCTCAGGTCGTTTTTGG TTTATTACGGGAAGTTCTTGCCTGAGCTCTCCACCGTGCTCGCCCCCCTCTATCAGCTGCTGCACAAAGACTGTTCCTGGAATTGGCAGCAAGCTCAAGAGACAGCTTTCCAGCAGGTAAAAGAACTGTTGCACTCAGCAACACTACTCGTGCACTTTGACCCGGACAAAGACGTTGTCTTATCCTGTGATGCATCGCCCTACGGCGTGGGGGCGGTCCTATCGCACTTTATGGAGGACGGAGATGAAAAACCTATTGGGTACGTGTCTCGCACTCTCACATCAGCAGAAAAGGGTTACTCTCAGCTAGAGAAAGAGGGGCTGGCGGTAGTTTTTGCTGTGAAACGGTTCCACCAGTACCTGTATGGTCGCCCATTTACCATTTTTACCGACCATAAGCCCTTGCTGGGCCTGTTTAGTGAGACTAAGGGTATTTCACCCATGGCGTCAGCTAGAGTGCAGCGCTGGGCATTAACTTTGTCAGCGTATCAGTATCACATTGTGTATAAAGCAGGAAGTGAAAATGCAAATGCAGACGCATTCAGCCGTCTTCCCCTCCCGGAGTCACCAAGCCAAACTAACCTACTTCCAGAGACTGTGTTTTTGTTAGACAGACTGTCTGACTCTCCGGTGACAGCAAAGCAAATCAAACAGTGGACTGAAAGAGACCCGGTGCTGTCACAAGTACAGAGATGGCTATTGCAGGGCTGGCCAGTATCAGTTGAGCAGGAGGAGCTCAAGCCCTATGTCAAGCGTCAGCTGGAGCTAAGCGTGCTGGATGGCTGTATCCTCTGGGGCTCCAGGGTGATTATTCCACCTGCGGGACGGGCTCAGATAATGGAAGTGCTGCATGAAGCTCACCCCGGGGTGTCGAGGATGAAGAGCCTCGCCAGGTCGTTTGTGTGGTGGCCTGGGATGGACGGTGCTTTGGAAGAAAAGGTAAAAGCATGTTCACAGTGTCAAAGTAACCAGAAGATGCCCGCACCTGCGCCTCTCCACCCATGGGAGTGGCCGGCACGCCCGTGGTCCAGGCTCCACCTGGATTTCGCTGGTCCGTTTATGGGCCACATGTTCCTGGTGCTGATGGACGCTCATTCAAAGTGGATGGAAGCACACATCATGTCAAATATCACAGCCCCAGTTACCACTGACACGCTCAGAAGCATCTTTGCCACCCACGGGCTACCAGATACGGTTGTCAGTGACAACGGGCCCACTTTCACAAGTGAAGTTTTCAAAGAGTTTGTGGAGAAAAATGGAATCCGACATATCCTGACTGCACCATACCATCCTGCTTCCAACGGTTTAGCAGAGCGTGCTGTTGAGACACTGAAAGAGGGACTGCGGAAAATGACAGGGCACACGCTGGAGACTAAGCTGGCACGTTTCTTATTCCAGTATCGGATtactccacacacaaccactggTTTGCCTCCAGCAGAGATGTTGCTAGGGAGAAAGCCCAAATCTCATCTGGACCTCCTTCGCCCGGATGTAGGAGCAAAAGTTGCCCGATCACAGGAGAACCAAAAGGTGAGACGGGACCAACATGCAAAGGAGCGGCTTTTACAGCAGGGggactgtgtgtatgtcaagAACTTTGCCAGCGGCTCAAAGTGGCTGCCAGGAGTTATTCACCGCCAGTCTGGTCCAGTTTCTTTTGTGGTTGGCTTGTTGGACGGCAGGCAGGTTCGCAGGCACCAAGATCACGTGCGTGTCCGCACTGATGCAGAGGAGACGGGGTCTCAGAGTGTTTCACACAAGGACGGTGTGAGTAGCTCTATGGACTGTGTTGCACCTGTGTGCATTGATGGACTGTCTGAGAAAACTACCTCACCTGCCCCTGCCGCTACCCCAATTCCTCCCAGTACAGCACAGTCTGTTACCCAGTCTGTGGACCCTCCTGTTGCACCAAGAAGGTCAGAGAGGCAACACAAGCCTCCAGAGAGACTGAACTGGTAA